The DNA sequence CTTGTTCTAGCATACTGATCACATCTTTTACTGTTGTGGCTTGCAGTTTTCTTTTCCAGGCTTCTAGATATTCTTTCATATGATCTTCACCAAGTTGGATATCAAAGCGCTTATTCAAAGGCTTGAACCAAACATTGATGTGTTTATAGTCGTCAAAACTGTCAATAATTGTATCTAATAATACAATTATCTGCCCATATATCATCATTTTTATGAtcaaatatttgaaagaatCTTCTGAATCATTATCAAAGCGAAGTTCTTCCATCAAAGTATTAATGCACTGAAGATCACGACTTACGTCTAAAGAACAAATTTGGTTTGTTGGGAACCTTATCAGGCGATAGCTAaagtaaaagtagtaaaatTCGTAAGCTGCATTTACACTATTGAGTTCATAAATAGTTTCTATATCTAAAGGCTCagattttctaataattttatcaaactcatatgtttttttgtaagtaCTAGTTGGACAAATAGCCggaaaaactttctgaaaactATTTGCTATATCACTGAGCTGCTGATCTCCGTCAATGTAAAAAATAGTAACTCCTGCTGTAGCCCTGCTTATTGCTTCAATAAGGTCAAGCATTTTATAGTCTTCCCACTGCTTGCATGTTTTTTGGAAAATGGACTTAATTGTGTTTGATGGCGTAAAGGAAAGAGGTCCATACTTAGCCAAACGTGCCACAACATATTTGacttcatatatttttaaatcagcGGAAAGATTGCTAAAAGAATAGGGCTCTTTGGTAATACATACAATGACATAATTGACTTCAAGTCCTCTTAGTGAAAAAGAACAATGATCATTTCGTCGTTCAAAAGCAAAACTTACTGAATGAACATCTTTAGACGTGAAATCGTCGTCATTATTCAAGTCCTCAGCTGACATGTTATTTAAATAACTTGTAACTCCGTCACTGTAAGCTGGAGCACCGGACCCATCTTTTCCGACCCTAGAATTGAATATTCAGTACACAAAACGACATTGCTTTTCTAACAACTAGGgcttccaattttcaaaaatcggGGAATTCTGgtagaaaacacaaaataatttttttttaaaggagaaGGAGACCAAATTAGTTGTAGCTTCGTTTTCAGACACCAGCAAAGCTTGGGTCCATGTAGTGGATCAAGTGCTTTTATAAAGTGTGTTTTAGAGCCAAAGCACGGAATTGCTATTCCAAACTGAAAATGCTCATTGCCAATATTGTGGCAaaaacttgagtttttttttcaaagttaaaaaattgcTGAAATATACTCTGTTGCTCTAGCTTTTACATTACATTATCTTTCGTACTTTATTCTTTTAGCCCGAAAATGAGACTTTTATGTCGCTCATTTACAGAAGGATAGCAAAAACAAACCACAGTACACACATTTTTAGCTGTAATTTGGACCCATTGTAATTTGGCTGTAATTTGGACCCAGCCAAATTACATactagctgggtcccggcggctccACCGCCAGGCCCAACCATAGCACGTGAcaagcttctatatatggattctcattgtcccttgtgttctaactgCACACagtttgctgtcttttcatattgcagtttttccatatatctatatatataaaaataagttgtttgtgggttatgtctgtctgtctgtctgtcgagtgacgtcgtgtttgtccgcatatgacgtctgaattatttcacactaatacaaaagaagaaaaaaaactaaaaaaggtaaaaactacaaaaaaactaaaaagaaaaaaaactaaaaaagctaaaaaactaaaaaaaactaaaaaaggtagaaaactaaaaactaaaaaaaaaactgaaaaaactaaaaaaggcaaaaactacaaaaaaaaactaaaaactaataaaaaaactaaaaaagctaaaaaactaaaaaaactaaaaaaactaaaaaaggtaaaaactaaaaaaaactaaaaactaaaaaagaaaaaaactaaaaaaaggaaaaaactgaaaaataaaagagaaaagaaaactaaaaaaatataaataaaaataaaaaaactaaaaaagattaaaactacaaaaaaaaactaaaaagaaaaaaaggaaaaaaactaaaaaagctaaaaaaaaggtaaaaaccaataaaaaaactaaaaagaaaaaaaaaggaaaaaaactaaacaattcaaaaacaaaagtattcaagccgatgtagctgagttggtaacgcggtatgttccagggtctaggttcgagaggttccaggttcgaatctgaatacaaaagaagaaaaaaaactaaaaaaggtatcaggtgatgtcatgtttctgtgttgactgacgtcatgttttcgactgacgaaattacagaccgggacatcgggacacaaatgacgaccgggacatagggaatataaatgacgaccgggacactcaaagagaaagcgaccgggacacaaggactgttcgattagcaatcaccatcaacaaagcaccgggacacaaatgacgaccgtgacacagggaatataaatgacaacgactgacgtcatgtttgtcaactgatgaaattacataccggaacaccgggacacaaatgacgaccgggacacaggaaattacagactgggacacccggacgcaaatcacgaccaggacacagggaatataaatgacgaccgggacacagggacacaactacaatggggacgccgggggcacaggcgggatatataaatgacgaccgggacacagggattgttcgaatagaaattacagaccgggacaccgggacacaaatgacgaccgggacacagggaatataaatgacgaccgggaacctcaaagagaaattacagactgggacacccggacacaaatcacgaccaggacacagggaatataaatgacgaccgggacatacggacacagctacaacggggacgccgggggcacaggcgggatatataaatgacgaccgggacactgggacacaaatgacgaccgggacacagggaatataaatgacgaccgggacactcaaagagatattacaaactgggccaccgggacacaaatgacgaccgggatacaggaaatataaatgacgaccgggacacagggacacatcattagaataatgaggtatagatctgaatacggattgtttttcccatggacaattatatgttgcatgttcaagagtcagtaaacctgacaatctttttatatgcacagacaatgggacagcgaagaatgttgtatgttcgaacgttttacgtagttaaaaacatatatatatatatatatatatatatctatatatatatatatatatatatatatatatatatatatatatatatatatatatatatatatatatatatatatatatatatatatatatatatatatatatatatatatatatatatatatatatatatatatactagctgttggggtggcgcttcgcgccaccccaacacctagttggtggggcgcttcgcgcccccccaagcccccccgcgcgcgtaagtcgttacgcgccatattagttatgcgccattgtagttgtgtccctgtgtcccacctgtgaatatagatagatttatatatgtgtttcaaactacgcaaaaattgcgaataaacaacattcttggctttcccattgtctgtgcatatgcaaagccgtatgtactaataatgacgtcatatacaaacgctctttttacaaacaaacaaacatgcatccacataactcgtttttatatagatagatacaatacaaattaactgcgtaaaacttgcgaataaacaacattcttcgctgtccaattgtcgctgcatataaatacattgtcaggtttaccgaccctcgaacatgcaacgtacaattgtccatgggaaaaacaatcaggattaagatctataccacatttttctaatgattgaccttgagctttgttaatagtgattgcaaatactaatcgaattgggaattgcaatcttttaaattgaaaaagcagatccgttggaatcatgggaatgcgaggaataagaacagcctcaccctcataaggccctgtcaagattgtggcctctattaggttttccattgttttttttttacggcaagtcgcgtgccattgcaaagctttggtgggttgatatttcttaaaagtattattggtacgcctatttttagttgtagcacgtgtggtggaaaccctgaaggatctatggaatttaaaaattcagatggataattaaccgcttcatttggttccaaaactgtgtcgactgacttgtaaaggactgcctggtctcgaatcttgttcaaaacaatattgttgatttcgtggacgtctatatttttgggtgcgagaatcgctctttcacttagccatttattatttttataattttttagaatattcggaaatactttttcaatcaattcatttttggacgtcactaaattacagaaatcagcaggtagttgtatacgtcctgaaattgagtctactgtttgaccagagtcatcgttttgcaatcggacacgcatatttgtagttaattttaatatttttacgtgtgcctataaattagaattttttaggcaagcattcatttcgtctgcaggagttaaactacgtaaaaattgcgaatatacaacattcttggctttcccattgtctctgcatatacaaagccgtatgtactaataatgacatcatatgcaaacgctctttttacaaacaaacaaacatgcatacatacaactcgtttttatatagatagatagatagatagatagataaaatacaaattaactgcgtaaaacttgcgaatatacaacattcttcgctgtccaattgtcgctgcatataaatagattgtcaggtttacccaccctcgaacatgcaacgtacaattgtcaatgggaaaaacaatcagtattaagatctataccacatttttctaatgattgaccttgagctttgttaatggtgattgcaaatgctaatcgaattgggaattgcaatcttttaaattgaaaaggcagatccgttggaatcttgggaatgcgaggaataagaacagcctcaccctcaaaaggccctgtcaagattgtggcctctattaggttttccattgttttttttacggcaggtcgagtgccatagcaaagctttggtgggtttatatttcttaaaagtattattggtaggcctatttttagttgtagcacgtgtggtggaaaccctgagaataatatctcgaggtaaaaactgataaccgaccataacgatggccacttcgtcgatagttggagcattgtatctacgcacatgttggccaggaggcgttttgtcagcggaaataacaattttatgcgtataagtaggcatcaaatcgatggctgttttgaacagacgcactaaattattattttcgtggaaaagatgttgtaattgggaaacgattgtcctttcaatgttgggagaaatttcccaacgtgcattcaattcagaatttctatcactgatgaagtacaattgtaaaaatttatgattctcgcctgagaatggtagaagagaccctgctctatgataaatttgcccttttactttgaaagtagacataaattgatctggattttcaatttgggctccaaacgacgtcatttggaaacatgagttgtattttctgattcatttatattccttatgtcccggtgtcccggtcgtcatttatatccccctgttttatatcccgcttatttttcagttttttcctttttctagtttttttttttacttttttagttcttttagtttttacgttttttagttttttttagttttttagatgaattttttttttagttttttacctttttttctttttagtttttattggtttttacctttttttagctttttatcttttttatttttttttatttttatttttaattttattagtattctttttctcttctatttttcatttttccttttttttagttttttttagtttttagttttttaagttttttcctttttttagtttctttagtttttttagtttttcggcttttttatttttttattagtttttagttttttttgtagtttttgcctttttttagttttttcagttttttttttagtttttagttttttaccttttttagcctaaccaggatttgaacctgggaccttcattctccgttctgacgccctctctcaccgagtgactactccagcatgttcattttggtgttttaaatggtatattattaaccaaattaatgtgttttacaatatactaagcatcgtcataacaaaaatgacggcaactaatttcatgacatcagccgaaacatgacgtcacctgatccacagatccacagacagacagacaacttatttttatatatatactagctgttg is a window from the Artemia franciscana chromosome 17, ASM3288406v1, whole genome shotgun sequence genome containing:
- the LOC136037715 gene encoding uncharacterized protein LOC136037715 isoform X1, which translates into the protein MSAEDLNNDDDFTSKDVHSVSFAFERRNDHCSFSLRGLEVNYVIVCITKEPYSFSNLSADLKIYEVKYVVARLAKYGPLSFTPSNTIKSIFQKTCKQWEDYKMLDLIEAISRATAGVTIFYIDGDQQLSDIANSFQKVFPAICPTSTYKKTYEFDKIIRKSEPLDIETIYELNSVNAAYEFYYFYFSYRLIRFPTNQICSLDVSRDLQCINTLMEELRFDNDSEDSFKYLIIKMMIYGQIIVLLDTIIDSFDDYKHINVWFKPLNKRFDIQLGEDHMKEYLEAWKRKLQATTVKDVISMLEQDGEIHIPKEEENNSAQFKDVQGHPFSSLIRIIVSILETKLFPILPIIAQDYFTSSQGLLTNSQNMNPSGSFFQLNSWSYETISSRKITVFEYTGGKIIDTHFFDGKEGETGIKMIQNKNNERLKQTSEMVFKFISELKPKLNQKDISDKIHNYFYFCLFGSNLPLENDVNSHCQDGFIHMMSNNQRTNFEKFTLVEEINKNCQNDALNDCIEHLKIFLKHRSKICAIELPGGVRGLSRDVLDHVQKFNKIVRGFQKVLLIFNGCKEDTSKIT